Proteins encoded within one genomic window of Pithys albifrons albifrons isolate INPA30051 chromosome 9, PitAlb_v1, whole genome shotgun sequence:
- the LOC139675967 gene encoding neurotrypsin-like codes for MEISKILGLLVELSSLLSCLRCVEAFLGSQPNQNHLQSAASSGCAVGPLGYYNGSLAVTEAGAECLNWAEFPDYVQQYPDRGLGDHNHCRNPDGGATPWCFYRLASGAIGWSNCDCNQGAVRLAEDSSVELYFNGLWGTVCADHWTDWDASVVCRQLGLSEIGTAGKKSHPGPWPVPLHLQSANCHGDENTLLQCGYQEAVSGVCNQGSAMVTCVPPEGVGAPLRIVGGKESFEGRVEVYHDGKWGTICDDQWDDRDAEVVCRQLGLSGNPKALSWAHYGQGSGPILLDEVQCSGNELSLDQCKKSDWGQQNCDHIEDAGVSCDPFTEGTVRLAGGRSPSEGRVEVYYNGEWGTVCDDGWTDLGAQVVCRQLGFSGPAALASEGDYAAGQGFILLDDVACVGTELSLLDCPHSNWGQHDCSHAEDLGVRCSPESSTIPDSSLGPPVRLVDGESTKEGRVEVLLNGQWGSVCDDDWTDRDAAVVCRQLGFSGTAKARAMAYFGEGHGPIHLDNVECSGMEHTLGQCARSDTRIHSCWHSEDAGVICDYVEEKVQDIRRTGPESAVCGMRLLHRRKKRIIGGNKSLRGGWPWQASLRLKGFRRDTRLLCGATLISSCWVVTAAHCFKRFGVDVRRYLLRVGDYHTGVKEEFERELPVERIVLHRNYWAGSNDNDIALVRMRGREGHCLSFNRHVLPVCLPDRKERSDINRQACIISGWGDTGKSYSRTLLQGVVPLLPREDCEVRYGQKFTNRMICAGNLSEEKRVDSCQGDSGGPLMCQRSNGRWIILGITSWGYGCGRKDSPGVYTRVSKFVPWIKKVTKLK; via the exons atggagatTTCCAAAATACTTGGGCTCCTGGTAGAGCTCTCGAGTCTGCTATCCTGTCTCAGATGTGTGGAG GCTTTCCTGGGATCCCagcccaaccaaaaccatttgCAGAGTGCAG CATCCAGCGGGTGTGCTGTCGGACCCCTGGGGTATTACAATGGCTCGCTGGCGGTCACTGAGGCCGGGGCAGAGTGCCTCAACTGGGCAGAGTTCCCTGACTATGTCCAGCAGTACCCAGACCGTGGCCTGGGGGACCACAATCACTGCAGGAACCCAGATGGGGGAGCAACACCCTGGTGCTTCTACCGGCTGGCGTCGGGGGCCATCGGCTGGTCCAACTGCGACTGTAACCAAG GTGCTGTGCGATTGGCTGAAGATAGTAGTGTGGAGCTGTACTTCAATGGACTCTGGGGTACAGTCTGTGCTGACCACTGGACGGACTGGGATGCCAGTGTTGTCTGCAGGCAACTAGGACTCAG TGAGattggcacagctgggaagaaGAGTCATCCTGGACCGTGGCCTGTTCCCCTGCACCTGCAGTCAGCAAACTGCCATGGGGATGAGAACACCCTGCTGCAGTGTGGCTATCAGGAAGCTGTGTCAGGAGTTTGTAACCAGGGGAGTGCCATGGTAACTTGTGTTCCTCCAGAAG GTGTGGGTGCCCCGCTGCGTATAGTTGGGGGGAAGGAGAGCTTTGAAGGGCGAGTGGAGGTTTACCATGACGGCAAGTGGGGTACCATCTGTGATGACCAGTGGGACGACCGGGATGCTGAAGTAGTCTGTAGACAGCTGGGACTCAG TGGGAACCCAAAAGCCTTGTCGTGGGCTCACTATGGGCAGGGATCTGGCCCAATCCTGCTGGATGAAGTGCAGTGCTCAGGCAATGAACTCTCACTTGACCAGTGCAAGAAGAGTGACTGGGGACAGCAAAACTGTGACCACATTGAAGACGCTGGTGTCTCCTGTGACCCTTTCACAG AGGGCACTGTCAGGCTGGCTGGTGGCCGCAGCCCCAGCGAGGGCAGGGTAGAAGTTTATTACAATGGAGAGTGGGGCACAGTATGTGATGATGGCTGGACAGACCTCGGTGCCCAGGTGGTCTGCAGGCAGCTGGGCTTCAG tggtcctgctgccctggcctCTGAAGGGGACtatgctgctggccaaggctttATCTTACTGGATGATGTGGCCTGTGTGGGGACAGAGCTGTCCCTCCTGGACTGTCCCCACAGCAACTGGGGGCAGCATGACTGCTCACATGCCGAGGATCTGGGAGTCCGCTGTTCCCCAGAAAGCAGCACAATCCCGGACAGCAGCCTGG ggCCTCCTGTACGGCTGGTGGATGGAGAAAGCACCAAGGAGGGACGGGTTGAGGTGTTACTGAATGGGCAGTGGGGCAGTGTCTGTGATGATGACTGGACAgacagagatgctgcagtggTTTGCAGGCAACTGGGATTCAG TGGTACAGCAAAAGCCCGAGCAATGGCTTATTTTGGGGAAGGCCATGGGCCCATCCATCTGGACAATGTAGAATGCAGTGGCATGGAGCACACCCTGGGGCAATGTGCCAGGTCGGACACCAGGAttcacagctgctggcacagtgaGGATGCTGGTGTGATCTGTGACTATGTGGAAGAGAAGGTTCAAGATATCAGGAGAACAG GTCCAGAGTCTGCTGTCTGTGGGATGCGCCTGCTCCACCGTCGCAAGAAAAGGATCATAGGTGGAAACAAGTCTCTCAG AGGCGGCTGGCCATGGCAGGCCTCACTACGCCTGAAAGGTTTTCGTCGGGATACTCGTCTGCTGTGTGGAGCAACACTGATCAGCAGCTGCTGGGTTGTGACTGCAGCCCACTGCTTCAAAAG GTTTGGTGTTGATGTGCGACGCTACCTGCTGCGGGTGGGCGATTACCACACAGGTGTGAAGGAGGAGTTTGAGAGGGAGCTGCCCGTGGAGAGGATTGTCCTCCACAGGAACTACTGGGCTGGCAGCAATGACAATGACATAGCCCTGGTCCGGATGCGGGGCAGAGAAGGGCACTGTCTGTCCTTCAATCGCCATGTCCTGCCTGTCTGCCTGCCTGACAGGAAAGAGAGGTCTGACATCAATAGGCAAGCCTGCATCATCTCTGGCTGGGGAGACACAG GGAAGTCCTACTCAAGAACTCTGCTGCAGGGGGTGGTGCCTCTTCTCCCGCGGGAAGACTGTGAGGTCCGCTATGGGCAGAAGTTCACTAACCGCATGATTTGTGCTGGGAACCTCTCTGAAGAGAAGCGGGTGGACAGCTGCCAAGGTGACAGTGGAGGGCCACTCATGTGTCAAAGGTCAAATGGGCGCTGGATCATTTTGGGCATCACTTCCTGGGGGTATGGCTGTGGTCGGAAGGATTCACCTGGTGTGTACACAAGGGTCAGCAAATTTGTACCCTGGATCAAGAAAGTGACCAAGCTAAAATGA
- the CHCHD1 gene encoding small ribosomal subunit protein mS37 — protein MAGHTYPGWVTRWLTGQWRQKKRPPAIRPPRPLALADKVANRREQAGEATCITEMSVMMACWKQNDFNDAACAEEIRVFYDCVAKAEKERRNQNENTLSSRGNLPSSKVNKLLRRFPQIRHYA, from the exons ATGGCGGGCCACACGTACCCGGGCTGGGTGACCCGCTGGCTGACCGGGCAGTGGCGGCAGAAGAAGCGGCCCCCGGCCatccgcccgccccgcccgctgGCGCTGGCCGACAAGGTGGCGAACCGCAGGGAGCAGGCGGGAG AGGCGACGTGCATCACGGAGATGTCGGTCATGATGGCCTGCTGGAAGCAGAACGACTTCAACGATGCGGCCTGTGCCGAGGAGATCCGCGTGTTCTACGACTGCGTGGCAAAGGCAGAA AAAGAGCGCAGGAATCAAAATGAGAACACCCTGTCATCCAGGGGAAATTTACCTTCAAGCAAAGTGAACAAGCTCCTGAGGAGGTTTCCCCAGATCAGACATTATGCATAA